The following proteins are encoded in a genomic region of Nocardioides renjunii:
- a CDS encoding trans-sulfuration enzyme family protein has product MTQAPTAGTRPDKHDFATLTGNTWSVHGGNHADETTGAIRTPIVMANSYRLPEDPSDIDHPDYQGLVYTREHGANQRGLEEKLAKLDHGEAAAVFGTGMAALHAAFFTILNPGDHAIVSNVVYMRVAGLFTDVFPQKLGIEVDFVDITDLDAVRAALRPNTRLVHTEVIANPDLRVADIPALAGIAHDAGALLTIDSTFTPPPMMRPLDHGADLAIHSLTKYYNGHGDAMGGVVIGARDLVEPTRTGAMWHAGGAISPFNAWLIMRGSTTLPLRLQRQCENAQAVAEFLEADPRVVHVSYPGLVSHHQHAAAVSQLSGGFGGVVSFAIGGTHTDRLTFVNDLRVITSAVSLGHDETLVAYEEYPEGPAKAFAQPFREHGLVRLAIGLEAENDLMADLGAALTTAYGPR; this is encoded by the coding sequence ATGACCCAGGCCCCGACGGCCGGCACCCGCCCGGACAAGCACGACTTCGCCACCCTCACCGGCAACACCTGGTCGGTGCACGGCGGCAACCACGCCGACGAGACCACGGGCGCCATCCGCACCCCCATCGTCATGGCGAACTCCTACCGACTTCCCGAGGACCCCAGCGACATCGACCACCCCGACTACCAGGGTCTGGTGTACACGCGCGAGCACGGCGCCAACCAGCGCGGCCTCGAGGAGAAGCTTGCCAAGCTCGACCACGGCGAAGCCGCCGCCGTGTTCGGCACCGGCATGGCCGCACTGCACGCCGCCTTCTTCACCATCCTCAACCCCGGCGACCACGCCATTGTGTCCAACGTCGTCTACATGCGCGTCGCTGGGCTCTTCACCGACGTGTTCCCCCAGAAGCTCGGCATCGAGGTCGACTTCGTCGACATCACCGACCTCGACGCCGTCCGCGCCGCCCTCCGCCCCAACACCCGCCTCGTGCACACCGAGGTCATCGCCAACCCCGACCTCCGCGTCGCCGACATCCCTGCACTCGCCGGCATCGCCCACGACGCCGGCGCGCTGCTGACCATCGACTCGACGTTCACGCCACCACCGATGATGCGCCCCCTCGACCACGGCGCCGACCTCGCCATCCATTCGCTGACTAAGTACTACAACGGCCATGGCGACGCGATGGGCGGCGTCGTCATCGGCGCCCGCGACCTGGTCGAGCCGACGCGCACCGGGGCGATGTGGCACGCCGGCGGCGCCATCTCCCCGTTCAACGCCTGGCTCATCATGCGCGGCTCCACCACGCTGCCGCTGCGTCTACAGCGGCAGTGCGAGAACGCCCAGGCGGTCGCTGAGTTCCTCGAAGCGGATCCCCGCGTCGTGCATGTCTCCTACCCGGGACTGGTCAGCCACCACCAGCACGCCGCCGCCGTGTCCCAGCTCTCCGGCGGCTTCGGTGGTGTCGTCTCGTTCGCCATCGGCGGCACCCACACCGACCGGCTGACGTTCGTCAACGATCTGCGCGTCATCACCTCCGCGGTGAGCCTGGGTCACGACGAGACCCTCGTCGCCTACGAGGAGTACCCCGAGGGCCCCGCCAAGGCATTCGCGCAGCCGTTCCGAGAGCACGGGCTCGTCCGCCTCGCCATCGGTCTCGAGGCCGAGAACGACCTCATGGCCGACCTCGGAGCCGCCCTCACCACCGCCTACGGACCGCGCTGA
- a CDS encoding dihydrodipicolinate synthase family protein → MAQPAPPVAPRLLTGLSAFPLTPLTDETDAGIDEGAFRTLVTRAAAAAVDSITVLGSTGSYAYLARDERRRVVQLAVQEAGDVPVLAGVGATRTRDVLRYIDDAQQAGAAALLLAPVSYQPLSDEEVYALFEDVTAAVSVPVVVYDNPGTTHFTFSDDLHARIAQLPAIASIKIPPDHDGPDALRERVDNLRSQLPAGVTIGISGDDVAAEGLNAGCDTWYSVLAGTVPDPCRAIVDAAGAGDAARTAELSNRLMPLWNLFFDHGSYRVTSAVAEELGLVAHPNLPRPVRGLDPTTRHQVRDAIATMRANGVPGLDPVR, encoded by the coding sequence ATGGCCCAGCCCGCACCCCCAGTGGCGCCACGACTGCTCACCGGTCTGAGCGCCTTCCCCCTCACCCCCCTCACCGACGAGACAGACGCAGGCATCGACGAAGGCGCGTTCCGTACCCTCGTCACCCGAGCCGCCGCCGCGGCGGTCGACTCGATCACCGTGCTCGGCTCAACCGGCAGCTACGCCTACCTCGCCCGCGACGAACGCCGTCGCGTCGTGCAGCTCGCTGTCCAGGAGGCCGGGGACGTTCCCGTGCTGGCAGGCGTCGGCGCCACCCGCACCCGCGACGTGCTCCGCTACATCGACGACGCCCAACAAGCCGGCGCCGCCGCCCTCCTACTGGCACCCGTGTCCTACCAGCCGCTGTCCGACGAGGAGGTCTACGCACTGTTCGAGGACGTCACCGCCGCCGTGTCGGTCCCGGTCGTGGTCTACGACAACCCCGGCACCACCCACTTCACCTTCAGCGACGACCTGCACGCCCGCATCGCCCAACTCCCCGCCATCGCCTCCATCAAGATCCCACCCGACCACGACGGCCCCGACGCTCTGCGGGAGCGCGTCGACAACCTCCGCTCCCAGCTCCCCGCCGGCGTGACCATCGGCATCAGCGGCGACGACGTCGCCGCTGAAGGCCTCAACGCCGGCTGCGACACCTGGTACAGCGTCCTCGCCGGCACCGTCCCCGACCCGTGTCGAGCCATCGTCGATGCCGCTGGCGCTGGGGACGCCGCCCGAACCGCCGAGCTCTCGAACCGGCTGATGCCGCTGTGGAACCTGTTCTTCGACCACGGCAGCTACCGAGTCACCTCCGCGGTCGCCGAAGAACTCGGCCTGGTGGCGCACCCGAACCTCCCCCGTCCAGTCCGCGGACTCGACCCGACGACCCGCCACCAGGTTCGCGACGCCATCGCCACCATGCGAGCCAACGGCGTCCCCGGCCTCGACCCCGTCAGATGA
- a CDS encoding PhzF family phenazine biosynthesis protein — protein sequence MPVETTFAIVDAFTTEHPFSGNPAGVVVLDAYPDDAWMQGVANELHQAETAFLVPAQDPASFRLRWFTPVAEVALCGHATLASAHWLWESGTVSDGSTITFTTASGPLSAVRDGDQVVLDFPSVPAEPVPPSADLHADLRAALDGAVPVWTGIASNDDPGERNVLAILETEAAVRGLAPDLQAITQLPAGGLIVTAKTRTGGVVSRYFAPAYGIPEDPVTGSAHCTIGPYWQDQLGTTLLAEQASPRGGALRVDTGTAGRVHLSGTARTAVTGLIH from the coding sequence ATGCCTGTCGAGACCACCTTCGCCATCGTCGACGCGTTCACGACCGAGCACCCGTTCTCCGGCAACCCGGCCGGGGTCGTGGTCCTGGACGCCTACCCCGACGACGCGTGGATGCAGGGCGTCGCCAATGAGCTTCACCAGGCCGAGACAGCGTTCCTCGTGCCGGCGCAGGATCCGGCGTCGTTCCGGCTGCGCTGGTTCACCCCGGTCGCTGAAGTGGCCCTATGCGGTCACGCCACCCTCGCCAGCGCGCATTGGTTGTGGGAGAGCGGGACAGTCTCCGACGGCTCGACGATCACCTTCACCACCGCCAGCGGTCCCCTGAGCGCGGTGCGTGACGGCGACCAGGTCGTGCTGGACTTCCCGTCCGTCCCCGCCGAGCCGGTGCCACCATCCGCCGACCTGCACGCCGACCTTCGCGCGGCACTCGACGGAGCGGTCCCGGTCTGGACGGGCATCGCAAGCAACGACGACCCGGGAGAACGCAACGTGCTCGCGATCCTCGAGACCGAGGCCGCCGTGCGCGGTCTCGCACCCGACCTGCAGGCCATCACGCAGCTCCCGGCCGGCGGTCTCATCGTCACCGCGAAGACGCGCACCGGTGGAGTCGTGTCCCGCTACTTCGCCCCCGCCTACGGCATCCCCGAGGACCCGGTCACCGGCTCAGCCCACTGCACCATCGGTCCCTATTGGCAAGACCAGCTCGGCACCACCCTCCTCGCCGAACAAGCATCACCGCGCGGCGGAGCACTGCGAGTCGACACCGGCACCGCCGGACGGGTGCACCTGTCCGGGACAGCGCGCACCGCCGTCACCGGGCTCATCCACTGA